A genomic window from Ideonella sp. WA131b includes:
- a CDS encoding glutathione peroxidase — protein MPGLPIPIAAAALGLLLGLVAPAAAQSRPAPAACPPLLQQTVPRLQDDKPQDLCQYAGRVLLVVNTASYCGFTSQFEGLEALNARYAARGLVVMGFPSGDFKQEDKDAKKTAEVCFNTYGVKFPMFATGPVRGADAQPIFRQLAQATGQQPSWNFNKYLVGRDGKPIAHWGSMTGPTSGSITSAIEKALASPAP, from the coding sequence ATGCCTGGACTCCCGATTCCGATCGCCGCCGCCGCCCTGGGGCTGCTTCTGGGGCTTGTCGCCCCCGCCGCCGCCCAGTCGCGACCGGCTCCCGCTGCGTGTCCGCCGCTGCTCCAGCAGACCGTGCCCCGCCTGCAGGACGACAAGCCCCAGGATCTGTGCCAGTACGCGGGCCGGGTGCTGCTGGTCGTGAACACCGCCAGCTACTGCGGCTTCACCTCGCAGTTCGAGGGCCTGGAGGCGCTGAACGCCCGCTACGCGGCGCGCGGCCTGGTGGTGATGGGCTTTCCCAGCGGCGACTTCAAGCAGGAAGACAAGGACGCGAAGAAGACCGCCGAGGTCTGCTTCAACACCTACGGCGTGAAGTTCCCGATGTTCGCCACCGGCCCGGTGCGCGGCGCCGACGCGCAGCCCATCTTCCGCCAGCTGGCCCAGGCCACCGGCCAGCAGCCGAGCTGGAACTTCAACAAGTACCTCGTGGGCCGCGACGGCAAGCCCATCGCCCACTGGGGCAGCATGACCGGGCCCACCAGCGGCAGCATCACCAGCGCCATCGAGAAGGCGCTGGCCTCACCGGCCCCGTAG